In the Alteromonas sp. M12 genome, one interval contains:
- a CDS encoding S-(hydroxymethyl)glutathione dehydrogenase/class III alcohol dehydrogenase has protein sequence MSDKFIKSKTAVAWGPNQPLSIEEVDVMLPRKGEVLIRVIASGVCHTDAFTLSGDDPEGIFPAILGHEGGGIVEQIGEGVTSVEVGDHVIPLYTPECGECKFCLSGKTNLCQKIRETQGKGLMPDGTTRFYKDGNPIFHYMGCSTFSEYTVLPEISLAKVNKSAALDEVCLLGCGVTTGIGAVMNTAKVEEGATVAIFGLGGIGLSAVIGATMAKAGRIIAIDINESKFELAKKLGATDCINPKNYDKPIQDVIVELTDGGVDYSFECVGNVNLMRSALECCHKGWGESVVIGVAGAGQEISTRPFQLVTGRVWRGSAFGGVKGRSELPDYVERYLAGEFKLSDFITHTMPLENINDAFDLMHQGKSIRTVILFDQ, from the coding sequence ATGTCAGATAAATTTATTAAGTCCAAAACCGCCGTTGCTTGGGGGCCAAATCAGCCACTATCCATCGAAGAGGTAGATGTCATGCTGCCACGCAAAGGTGAAGTACTCATCAGGGTTATTGCTTCTGGGGTCTGCCATACCGATGCATTTACCTTATCAGGCGATGATCCAGAAGGTATTTTCCCAGCGATTTTAGGTCACGAAGGTGGCGGTATTGTAGAACAAATCGGTGAAGGGGTAACTAGTGTAGAAGTGGGAGACCATGTTATCCCCCTTTACACACCAGAGTGTGGTGAATGTAAATTCTGTCTGTCCGGAAAAACAAATCTATGCCAAAAGATTCGTGAAACCCAAGGTAAAGGTTTGATGCCCGATGGCACCACTCGCTTTTACAAAGATGGCAATCCAATTTTCCATTACATGGGCTGCTCAACATTTTCTGAATACACGGTATTACCTGAAATATCCTTGGCAAAAGTCAACAAAAGCGCAGCACTGGACGAAGTTTGTTTACTCGGTTGTGGGGTGACAACGGGTATCGGGGCGGTCATGAACACCGCTAAAGTTGAAGAAGGGGCTACTGTTGCCATCTTTGGTTTAGGAGGTATTGGATTGTCTGCAGTTATTGGCGCGACTATGGCAAAAGCGGGTCGCATTATTGCCATTGATATTAACGAAAGTAAGTTTGAACTAGCGAAAAAACTGGGCGCAACAGATTGTATTAATCCAAAGAACTACGATAAACCTATTCAAGATGTCATTGTAGAACTAACCGATGGTGGTGTGGATTACTCATTTGAGTGCGTTGGTAACGTAAACCTAATGCGCTCTGCTTTAGAGTGTTGCCACAAAGGTTGGGGTGAATCGGTAGTCATTGGTGTGGCCGGTGCAGGACAAGAGATATCCACTCGCCCATTCCAACTTGTGACTGGACGTGTTTGGCGTGGTTCTGCGTTTGGTGGAGTTAAAGGTCGCTCTGAATTACCCGACTACGTTGAACGTTATCTAGCGGGTGAGTTTAAATTGAGTGACTTTATTACCCACACTATGCCTCTGGAAAACATTAATGACGCATTTGACTTGATGCATCAAGGCAAGAGTATTCGAACCGTCATTCTTTTCGATCAGTAA
- a CDS encoding LysR substrate-binding domain-containing protein: MQWEGISEFVYVAESESFTQASKKMAISTAQVSRQISALEKRLNIKLFYRTTRKVSLTEEGRVFYQHCRSVLDGLEAAERAITNLQSKPQGKVKLTAPVTYGEQQILPLVNSFMEQYSGIEVNAFLTNQNLDLVEGGYDLAIRIGKLSDSSMMAKRLGTRTNYVCASSSYLDKNGIPHSLSELSKHNCLLGTLDYWRFKQSDKEKNIRVTGKIRYNSGFGLVDAALKGLGIVQLPDYYVQEHLQSGELITLLDHYREPDEGIWAIYPQNRHLSPKVRLLVDYLAEQLQ, encoded by the coding sequence ATGCAGTGGGAAGGGATTAGCGAGTTCGTCTACGTTGCGGAAAGCGAGAGCTTTACCCAAGCGTCAAAAAAAATGGCTATTTCTACTGCCCAAGTAAGCCGACAAATAAGCGCATTAGAAAAGCGACTGAATATAAAATTGTTTTATCGTACGACACGCAAAGTGTCCTTAACGGAAGAAGGGCGAGTTTTTTATCAACATTGCCGCAGCGTGCTTGATGGGTTAGAGGCCGCCGAACGCGCCATAACAAACTTGCAATCGAAACCTCAAGGTAAGGTAAAGCTAACTGCCCCGGTTACTTATGGTGAACAACAAATATTACCGCTGGTGAATAGTTTCATGGAGCAATACAGTGGCATTGAGGTAAATGCATTTCTAACCAATCAAAACTTGGATTTGGTTGAAGGTGGATATGATTTAGCTATTCGTATTGGTAAATTAAGTGATTCATCGATGATGGCGAAAAGACTAGGAACGCGGACCAACTATGTTTGCGCTTCATCATCCTACCTTGATAAAAACGGCATACCGCATTCCTTGTCAGAATTGAGTAAACACAATTGTCTTTTAGGAACCTTGGATTATTGGCGTTTTAAACAATCAGACAAAGAAAAGAACATTCGAGTGACTGGTAAAATCCGCTACAACAGCGGCTTCGGACTTGTTGATGCGGCATTAAAAGGCTTGGGCATAGTACAATTACCCGATTATTATGTGCAAGAACACCTGCAAAGTGGAGAATTGATCACCTTATTGGACCATTATCGAGAGCCAGATGAGGGAATTTGGGCTATTTATCCTCAAAACCGCCATTTATCGCCAAAAGTGAGGCTATTAGTGGATTATTTGGCAGAGCAATTACAGTAA
- a CDS encoding type II toxin-antitoxin system ParD family antitoxin: MSTIRKTITVTEQQDEWIKNQIQSGRFTNDSEYIRTLLRQDQELNSYNDAIRKALIEGEQSGEAKPLNANEFKAKMAAKYA; the protein is encoded by the coding sequence ATGTCAACAATACGCAAAACTATTACCGTTACAGAGCAACAGGATGAGTGGATTAAAAACCAAATCCAGTCTGGACGTTTTACAAATGATAGCGAATACATCCGGACATTACTGCGTCAAGACCAAGAGCTTAATAGCTACAATGATGCGATACGAAAAGCGCTTATAGAAGGGGAGCAAAGCGGAGAAGCCAAGCCTCTCAACGCTAACGAGTTTAAAGCGAAAATGGCCGCCAAGTATGCCTGA
- a CDS encoding type II toxin-antitoxin system RelE/ParE family toxin has protein sequence MPEFWLSPKAEQDLESIWVYSFEHWGLVKADQYIDSLFSAFNELANSSKLAISCDHIRVGYRFCREGKHVIYFKITDYGITITRILHERMLPSIHL, from the coding sequence ATGCCTGAGTTTTGGCTTTCTCCAAAAGCAGAGCAAGATTTGGAATCAATTTGGGTTTACTCTTTTGAGCATTGGGGTCTCGTTAAAGCCGATCAATATATTGATAGTTTATTCTCAGCTTTTAATGAGCTTGCGAACTCTTCTAAACTGGCAATTTCATGTGACCATATTAGGGTGGGGTATCGATTTTGTAGGGAAGGAAAACACGTTATTTATTTTAAAATAACCGATTATGGCATTACGATTACCCGAATTCTGCATGAGCGCATGCTGCCTAGTATTCATCTTTAA
- the miaE gene encoding tRNA isopentenyl-2-thiomethyl-A-37 hydroxylase MiaE, translated as MNISELLSPINSFLRCETPKSWIDEAIKAENLPILLVDHANCELKAAQTAMLLLRRYAVDKESGDALLAWLKPFEDFVYRKVGDGNFKDHVNLSKKLISKSNFAHGDELINKMVMLIKEELHHFQQVWDIMQSRGIEYSNLTASRYARGMMKGVRTHEPAKLTDTLICGAFIEARSCERFAKLAPFLDAELETFYISLLRSEARHFQDYLSLADKISLQGIEQRVEWFKQKEAELILSDDSEFRFHSGVLVA; from the coding sequence TTGAATATATCTGAACTACTTTCTCCAATTAATTCTTTCCTTAGATGTGAAACCCCTAAATCATGGATAGACGAGGCCATCAAGGCCGAGAATCTGCCAATTTTATTAGTGGATCATGCAAATTGTGAGCTTAAAGCCGCGCAAACTGCAATGCTGTTGTTGCGTCGTTATGCAGTGGATAAAGAAAGTGGAGACGCGTTGTTGGCTTGGTTAAAGCCATTCGAAGACTTTGTTTATCGCAAAGTGGGAGATGGAAACTTTAAAGACCATGTTAACTTGTCAAAAAAATTGATCAGCAAATCCAACTTTGCCCACGGTGATGAGCTGATAAATAAAATGGTTATGTTGATCAAAGAAGAACTGCACCATTTTCAGCAGGTGTGGGACATTATGCAAAGCCGTGGTATTGAATATAGTAATTTAACGGCTTCTCGGTATGCCCGTGGCATGATGAAAGGTGTCCGTACCCATGAACCTGCCAAGCTAACAGATACCCTAATTTGTGGCGCATTCATTGAGGCTAGAAGTTGTGAACGTTTTGCTAAGTTAGCGCCATTTTTAGACGCAGAACTAGAGACCTTTTATATCTCTTTATTGCGCTCCGAAGCTCGGCACTTTCAGGATTACCTGAGCTTAGCGGATAAAATTTCACTACAAGGCATTGAACAAAGAGTGGAGTGGTTTAAACAAAAAGAAGCGGAATTAATTTTATCTGATGATAGTGAATTCCGCTTCCATAGTGGCGTGCTTGTGGCGTAA
- a CDS encoding hydrogen peroxide-inducible genes activator gives MVSLKQLKYALAIDKTRHFKKAAEACNVSQSALSTAINELEKQLGLQVFERNNKQVLVTADGEIILAKAKRIKLEMDELMQLAQTNKMPLSRSMTLGVIPTIGPYMLPKVLPEVRKQYPDFKLQIVEEQSHVLVDLVRNGDIDAAVLALPYPVDGLMTFPFWEEDFYWVSHKDESPSQMNEITSEEMEIEKLMLLKDGHCLKDHALVACSLQNKKQQSDFDSASLHTIVQMVAGKLGTTLVPQMALDQLIHNQSELRAIHLNEPGPHRTIALIIRPNYVRTSELSILKDIFQQQLTQKCDSK, from the coding sequence ATGGTTTCTTTAAAACAATTAAAATACGCACTGGCAATTGATAAAACCCGCCATTTTAAAAAAGCGGCAGAAGCCTGCAACGTTTCACAGTCGGCATTAAGTACGGCTATTAATGAATTGGAAAAGCAACTCGGCTTGCAAGTTTTTGAACGCAACAATAAACAAGTATTAGTGACCGCCGATGGCGAGATCATACTTGCCAAAGCAAAACGTATTAAGCTAGAGATGGATGAGCTAATGCAATTAGCGCAAACCAACAAAATGCCTCTATCTCGTTCCATGACCTTGGGCGTAATCCCTACCATTGGGCCTTATATGTTACCCAAAGTACTTCCAGAGGTGCGCAAGCAATATCCCGACTTCAAGCTACAAATCGTAGAAGAGCAATCCCATGTACTTGTGGATTTAGTGCGTAATGGTGACATCGATGCTGCTGTGCTTGCTCTACCCTATCCCGTCGATGGCTTGATGACCTTTCCATTTTGGGAAGAAGACTTTTACTGGGTCAGTCACAAAGATGAAAGCCCGAGTCAAATGAATGAAATAACCAGTGAAGAAATGGAAATAGAGAAATTAATGTTGTTAAAAGATGGGCACTGTTTAAAGGATCACGCATTAGTGGCCTGCAGCCTGCAGAATAAAAAGCAGCAGTCGGATTTTGACTCGGCCAGCCTGCATACCATAGTTCAAATGGTCGCCGGAAAACTAGGTACAACCTTAGTGCCGCAAATGGCATTAGACCAGCTTATTCACAACCAATCAGAACTGCGCGCGATCCACTTAAACGAGCCAGGGCCCCATCGCACCATAGCGCTAATCATCAGACCAAACTATGTGAGAACTTCTGAGTTAAGTATTTTAAAGGACATTTTTCAACAGCAGCTTACACAGAAGTGTGATTCAAAATAA
- the ahpC gene encoding alkyl hydroperoxide reductase subunit C gives MAQIGKTIPEFKAQAFHNGEFVEVTSESVKGKWGIFLFYPADFTFVCPTELEDMASHYEELQGLGVEVYAVSTDTHFSHKAWHDSSDAIGKINFPMIGDQTGTITRGFDVMIEEDHMAHRGTFLVDPDGVIQVAHIHAGGIGRNAKDMVRNVKAAQYVRENDGEVCPAAWEQGQATLTPSLDLVGKI, from the coding sequence ATGGCTCAGATCGGAAAAACTATCCCAGAATTTAAAGCACAAGCATTTCATAACGGCGAGTTCGTTGAAGTAACGTCTGAAAGTGTTAAAGGAAAGTGGGGCATCTTCTTGTTCTATCCTGCTGACTTTACTTTCGTATGTCCTACTGAACTTGAAGATATGGCTTCACATTACGAAGAGCTTCAAGGTCTTGGTGTAGAAGTATATGCAGTATCAACTGACACGCATTTCTCTCACAAAGCATGGCACGATTCTTCAGACGCCATTGGTAAAATCAACTTCCCAATGATTGGCGACCAAACTGGCACCATTACTCGCGGATTTGATGTCATGATCGAAGAAGATCATATGGCACATCGTGGCACATTCTTGGTTGACCCTGATGGCGTTATCCAAGTAGCGCACATTCACGCTGGCGGCATCGGCCGTAACGCAAAAGATATGGTTCGTAACGTTAAAGCAGCTCAATACGTACGTGAAAACGACGGTGAAGTATGTCCAGCCGCTTGGGAACAAGGTCAAGCAACCTTAACTCCTAGCTTGGATTTAGTGGGTAAAATCTAG
- the ahpF gene encoding alkyl hydroperoxide reductase subunit F codes for MLNNDILNALKSYTKNMTNSVALVLQTGEHEKRQELVQFLTSLCSVSDNLTLIERDVNLRSPITFYLEVNGKNNGISFSGIPSGHEFNSLILAILQSSGTDLKLDKTLQSMVQKVKDDLHFEVFISLSCHNCPDVVQSLNQFALLNNTISTEMLDGGLFPELIEQRNIQGVPSVYLNGELFANGKIDTAQLVDKLIQRYPYIVGGDDNEALPLQDVTVIGGGPAGVAAAIYSARKGLNVTMIADRIGGQVKDTVGIENLISVPKTTGTELTGNLLAHLNDYEVNIKEFLRVDKIEKGKTKKIHLSSGEIIETKTVIIATGAKWRELGVPGEKENVGSGVAYCPHCDGPFFKGKDVAVVGGGNSGIEAAIDLAGMVDHVTVFEFLPDLKADKVLVEKAEANSKITIIKNVATKQILSENGKVVGLEYEDRVSGEIKQQALAGVFVQIGLVPNSAFLKDVVELSKFGEVVIDHKCATSEPGIFAAGDVTTVPYKQIVIAMGEGSKASLSAFDYLIRES; via the coding sequence ATGTTAAATAACGATATTTTAAATGCTCTAAAATCGTATACCAAAAATATGACTAACAGCGTGGCACTAGTTCTACAAACTGGTGAGCACGAAAAACGTCAAGAATTAGTCCAATTTTTAACATCATTATGCTCAGTTTCAGACAATCTGACATTGATTGAGCGGGATGTTAATTTACGTAGCCCAATTACATTCTATTTAGAAGTAAACGGTAAAAACAACGGTATCTCGTTTTCAGGCATTCCCAGTGGGCATGAGTTTAACTCACTTATATTAGCCATTTTACAATCTTCTGGAACGGATCTTAAACTCGATAAAACCTTGCAAAGCATGGTACAGAAAGTGAAAGACGATTTGCACTTTGAAGTCTTTATTTCGTTAAGTTGCCACAACTGTCCGGATGTTGTGCAATCGTTAAATCAATTTGCATTATTGAATAACACTATAAGTACTGAAATGCTTGATGGCGGCTTGTTTCCAGAATTGATTGAGCAGCGCAACATTCAAGGTGTTCCTAGTGTTTATTTAAATGGCGAGTTATTTGCCAATGGTAAAATTGATACCGCACAGTTGGTCGACAAATTAATCCAACGTTACCCTTATATTGTGGGTGGCGATGATAACGAAGCCTTACCACTTCAAGATGTGACTGTTATTGGTGGCGGACCTGCTGGGGTTGCCGCAGCGATTTATTCTGCTCGAAAAGGCTTGAACGTCACTATGATTGCCGATCGAATAGGTGGTCAGGTTAAAGACACTGTGGGAATCGAAAATTTAATTTCCGTTCCCAAAACTACAGGTACAGAGCTAACCGGTAATTTATTGGCGCACCTGAACGATTACGAAGTCAATATCAAAGAATTTTTACGTGTTGATAAAATTGAGAAAGGGAAAACCAAGAAAATCCATTTATCCAGTGGTGAAATTATTGAAACTAAAACAGTGATTATTGCTACTGGTGCAAAATGGCGTGAACTGGGAGTCCCTGGCGAAAAAGAAAATGTGGGTTCCGGCGTGGCCTATTGTCCGCACTGTGATGGACCATTTTTTAAAGGCAAGGATGTGGCGGTAGTTGGAGGAGGTAACTCTGGTATCGAAGCTGCTATCGATTTAGCTGGTATGGTTGACCATGTCACTGTTTTCGAATTTTTACCTGACTTAAAAGCAGACAAAGTGTTGGTGGAAAAAGCCGAAGCTAATAGTAAAATAACGATTATCAAAAACGTCGCTACTAAACAGATATTGTCAGAAAATGGCAAAGTAGTCGGCCTTGAATATGAAGACAGAGTTAGCGGGGAAATAAAGCAACAAGCTTTAGCCGGTGTATTTGTTCAAATTGGTTTAGTGCCTAATAGCGCATTCTTAAAAGATGTGGTTGAACTTAGTAAATTTGGTGAAGTGGTGATAGATCACAAGTGTGCAACCTCTGAGCCTGGTATTTTTGCTGCTGGGGATGTGACAACCGTGCCTTATAAGCAAATTGTCATCGCAATGGGAGAGGGGTCAAAAGCCTCTTTATCAGCCTTTGATTATCTAATCAGAGAAAGCTAA
- a CDS encoding PAS domain-containing methyl-accepting chemotaxis protein produces MGKRNQNIVDQEVTFGVDEELVSVTDLRGVVTYSNDKFCEVAGFTRDEIVGKNHNIVRHPDMPKAAFADLWEKLKAKQPWRGAVKNRCQDGRYYWVDAYVTPVYENGDLKGFQSVRRFLQPEYRKRAEALYSKLNKGEKAERKWALNWGIKHAIFLLLAAAILGATMFMPYFALLLVGLPYLVFKSEIFSLPNYLKKSQQDYDSVSRFVFSGTGIVSVADFPAKMHQGAIRTIIGRVIDSSASLYNVVVELKSAAERATEGVEKETAEVHQVSAAIEQMGASISEVANNITLTSQKIESANQGCENATKAMTETMHKVSQLAEDVESSANASGQLAEEAQRIGNVMSEIQGIADQTNLLALNAAIEAARAGEHGRGFAVVADEVRALSSRTHSATEQIQTSINEIQSTLLTWAKSMNEGKDAAIECVADTRQSRELIEGVYQQISEISGLAFQISTAAEQQRLVSQEVNDSILNVSNISQENLEQVNFVKEASNDINTKAKVLASLGLTFG; encoded by the coding sequence ATGGGTAAACGCAATCAGAATATTGTCGACCAAGAAGTCACTTTTGGGGTAGATGAAGAGTTGGTATCTGTTACAGATCTTCGCGGCGTAGTAACCTACTCAAACGACAAGTTTTGTGAGGTAGCTGGGTTTACCAGAGACGAAATCGTTGGCAAAAATCACAATATCGTAAGACATCCTGATATGCCTAAAGCGGCATTTGCAGATTTATGGGAAAAACTAAAAGCCAAGCAACCTTGGCGTGGGGCGGTGAAAAATCGTTGCCAAGATGGTCGCTATTATTGGGTTGATGCTTATGTCACTCCGGTCTATGAAAATGGCGATTTAAAAGGTTTTCAATCGGTCCGTCGTTTTCTGCAACCTGAATATCGTAAACGTGCAGAAGCTCTTTACTCTAAATTGAATAAAGGCGAGAAGGCCGAACGTAAATGGGCGTTAAATTGGGGGATTAAACACGCTATATTTTTACTCTTAGCGGCCGCTATTTTAGGTGCAACAATGTTTATGCCTTATTTTGCTTTGTTACTGGTGGGCTTACCTTATTTGGTATTCAAAAGTGAAATCTTTAGTTTGCCAAACTATCTTAAAAAATCTCAGCAAGATTATGACAGTGTCTCTCGATTTGTTTTTTCAGGTACGGGCATTGTCAGTGTTGCTGATTTCCCCGCAAAAATGCATCAGGGGGCAATACGAACTATCATCGGACGGGTAATAGATAGTTCTGCATCTTTATACAACGTTGTCGTCGAGCTAAAATCTGCAGCTGAACGAGCGACCGAAGGTGTTGAAAAAGAAACGGCTGAAGTACATCAAGTATCCGCTGCAATCGAGCAAATGGGCGCTTCGATTAGCGAGGTGGCAAACAACATTACCTTAACTTCACAAAAAATTGAAAGTGCTAATCAAGGTTGTGAAAATGCCACTAAAGCAATGACCGAAACAATGCACAAAGTGTCGCAGTTGGCTGAAGATGTGGAAAGCTCTGCAAATGCTTCGGGCCAACTGGCTGAAGAGGCGCAGCGCATTGGCAACGTGATGAGTGAAATTCAAGGTATTGCCGATCAAACCAATTTACTCGCGCTAAATGCGGCTATTGAAGCGGCAAGAGCTGGTGAGCATGGTCGCGGTTTTGCGGTAGTTGCCGATGAAGTGCGTGCTTTATCGAGTCGAACCCATTCGGCTACCGAACAAATTCAAACTTCAATTAATGAAATTCAATCCACTTTACTTACTTGGGCTAAATCCATGAATGAAGGTAAAGATGCTGCAATCGAATGTGTTGCTGATACTAGGCAGTCGCGAGAGTTAATTGAGGGCGTTTATCAGCAAATTTCTGAGATATCAGGGCTCGCATTTCAGATTTCCACAGCTGCTGAACAGCAAAGATTGGTCTCTCAGGAAGTTAACGATAGTATTTTAAATGTGAGTAATATTTCGCAAGAAAATTTAGAGCAAGTTAATTTTGTGAAAGAAGCTTCAAACGATATCAATACTAAAGCAAAAGTGCTGGCATCGCTGGGTTTAACATTTGGATAA
- a CDS encoding M13 family metallopeptidase, with amino-acid sequence MKKTLIAASIASVFILSACNKSADTPAPKQDVAATTPTTKAELGDFGIELDARDESVKPGDDFFRYAGGTWYDNFVIPSDKVRYGAFTKLAERSEKQIKTIIDELANTSNSEELTSEEQLIANFYKAYMDTEAANAKGIAAISPVLESISSISDKTQLTAMFGRAWLDGSASPIYGGMWFNRLNPDQYQMSVGVGGLGLPDRSYYLEDSERFIEIREAYVAHIEEMLNFAKVEDAAQKAKGILALETKIAEAQWPREKRRDRDLTLNQIERQQLSTDYPGFDWDTYFAETEYKVPHLNMSQPEPIKKAIELVNSEPLSVWKDYMTYHTITNQAELLSDEIFSANFEFYGKTLNGQQEPRPRWKRAIAQMSGTQSLGFAIGKTYVEKHFPASSKAQMAELVENLRTALGERIDSLQWMGDETKKNAHAKLASFRPKIGYPDEWQSFNGLEIKPDDLIGNVQRIRKFFRDDSAAQELEKTDRERWGMSPQQVNAYYNSSFNEIVFPAAILQPPFFDPNADPAVNYGGIGAVIGHEMGHGFDDQGSKSDENGIQRNWWTDEDRAAFEARTDALAAQYDGYEPIAGSHVNGRLTLGENIGDVGGLAMAYHAYKLSLNGKEAPVIDGVTGDQRFFLAWAQVWREKRTEQSLMSQLKSDPHAPARYRTVAPRNHDAWYKAFNVQPGDALYLAPEERVRIW; translated from the coding sequence ATGAAAAAAACACTTATAGCGGCCAGCATAGCGAGCGTATTTATTTTAAGCGCATGTAATAAGTCTGCAGATACACCTGCCCCAAAACAAGATGTGGCAGCCACAACGCCAACAACAAAGGCTGAATTAGGCGACTTTGGTATTGAGCTGGATGCAAGAGATGAATCAGTTAAACCCGGTGACGACTTTTTCCGTTACGCAGGTGGTACTTGGTACGATAACTTTGTAATCCCTAGTGACAAAGTTCGCTATGGTGCCTTTACAAAATTAGCTGAGCGCAGTGAAAAGCAAATTAAAACTATCATTGATGAATTAGCAAATACTAGCAATAGCGAAGAATTGACGTCGGAAGAACAATTAATTGCCAATTTCTATAAAGCTTACATGGACACTGAAGCGGCAAATGCCAAAGGCATCGCAGCCATTTCTCCAGTGCTAGAAAGTATCAGTAGTATTTCAGATAAAACCCAACTAACCGCCATGTTTGGCCGTGCTTGGCTCGACGGTTCGGCAAGCCCGATCTATGGTGGAATGTGGTTTAATCGCCTCAATCCAGATCAATACCAAATGTCTGTGGGTGTTGGTGGCTTGGGACTTCCTGACCGTTCATACTATTTAGAAGATAGCGAACGTTTTATAGAAATACGTGAAGCATACGTTGCGCACATTGAAGAGATGTTGAATTTTGCAAAAGTCGAAGATGCAGCACAAAAAGCCAAAGGCATCTTAGCCTTAGAAACCAAAATCGCTGAAGCGCAATGGCCTCGCGAAAAACGTCGCGATCGAGATTTGACACTCAACCAAATTGAACGGCAACAACTGTCAACCGATTACCCTGGCTTTGACTGGGATACCTATTTTGCAGAAACTGAATACAAGGTTCCGCATTTAAATATGTCACAGCCTGAACCGATCAAAAAAGCCATTGAATTAGTCAATAGTGAACCCCTCTCTGTTTGGAAAGATTATATGACTTATCATACGATCACCAACCAAGCTGAGTTGCTATCTGACGAAATTTTCAGTGCTAACTTTGAGTTTTATGGCAAAACATTAAATGGTCAGCAAGAACCTCGTCCTCGTTGGAAACGTGCTATAGCGCAAATGTCAGGTACCCAATCCCTTGGATTTGCTATTGGTAAAACTTACGTCGAAAAGCATTTTCCAGCCAGTTCTAAAGCACAAATGGCCGAACTGGTTGAAAACCTCAGAACCGCCTTGGGCGAACGTATCGATAGTTTGCAATGGATGGGGGATGAAACCAAGAAAAACGCACACGCTAAGTTAGCGTCTTTTCGTCCCAAAATTGGCTACCCTGATGAATGGCAAAGTTTCAATGGTCTAGAAATTAAGCCTGATGACCTAATTGGCAATGTACAACGTATTCGTAAGTTTTTTAGGGATGATAGCGCAGCTCAAGAACTTGAAAAAACAGATCGTGAACGCTGGGGCATGTCACCTCAACAAGTAAACGCGTATTACAATAGTTCGTTCAACGAAATTGTTTTCCCTGCGGCAATTCTGCAACCACCATTTTTTGATCCCAATGCTGATCCAGCGGTAAATTATGGCGGCATAGGGGCAGTAATAGGCCACGAAATGGGTCATGGGTTTGATGATCAGGGCTCTAAATCGGATGAAAATGGTATTCAGCGTAATTGGTGGACCGATGAAGATCGTGCCGCATTTGAAGCTAGAACCGATGCGTTAGCTGCCCAATATGATGGTTATGAGCCAATTGCAGGCAGTCATGTAAATGGTCGTCTGACTCTGGGTGAAAATATCGGTGATGTAGGCGGTTTAGCAATGGCCTATCATGCATATAAATTAAGTTTAAATGGCAAAGAAGCACCGGTAATTGATGGTGTTACTGGCGATCAGCGTTTCTTCTTAGCTTGGGCTCAAGTCTGGCGTGAAAAACGTACTGAACAAAGTCTGATGTCACAGCTTAAATCTGACCCCCATGCTCCGGCGCGATACAGAACTGTTGCCCCTCGTAACCATGACGCTTGGTACAAAGCATTTAACGTTCAACCGGGTGATGCACTTTATTTGGCACCTGAAGAACGCGTACGTATCTGGTAA